CGGCTCGAAGCCGTACTCGGCCCTTATCAAATCCCTTATCTCATAACCATATTTCGGACCGGACCTCAGTAGGCTGAGGATGTAAATCCATAGGTTCTCCACGGTCACCTTCCTGACCAAGCGTTCATAGGCGGGATCCGACTCCCCTTCAAGGGAAACCATTTTTAACCTATTTTATGATAGTAAAATATTAGCAGATAAAGGATTCGGAGGCGTTTGGATTGGGCAGGATAAAGGTTGGCGTGATAGGGGTTGGGAACTGCTTCGCGGGGCTCGTCCAAGGCATAGAGTACTACAGGCGGAACCCCAGCGAGAAGGTGATAGGCATAATGCACGAGCTGATAGGCGGATATAGCATATTCGATATAGACTTCGTAGCGGCGTTCGATGTGGCCGAGAACAAGGTCGGGAGGCCGCTTCACGAGGCCATTTATCAGCCCCCGAATTGCGTCGATTGGCTACCCGAGGTCCCTAAGAGCGATGTGATCGTGAGGGAGGCGCCGATCTTGGATGGCGTGGGGGTCTATGTGGAGAAGATGATAAAACCGATAAAGCAAACGAAGAGCGATGAGGAGCTAAGGGAGGAGATCCTCAGGGAGATAAGCGATTCGGGGGCCGAGATGCTGATCAACTACCTGCCGGTTGGGAGCGAGAGGGCCGTTAGGTATTGGGCCGAGATAGCCCTCGACGCCAAGGTCGGCATGATCAATTGCATGCCGGTCTTCATAGCCTCGGATAGGGGCTGGGCTGCGAGGTTCGAGGCGGCGGGCGTGCCGCTGATAGGGGACGACGTCAAGGGCCAAGTGGGAGCCACGATACTCAACAGGGTTCTGGCCAAGCTCTGCGACGATAGGGGGACCCATATCGATCAAATGTATCAGATAAACATAGGCGGCAATACGGATTTCGCCAATATGCTCGAAAGGTCTAGGTTGATGTCGAAGAAGATCTCGAAGACCGAGTCTGTCCAAAGCCAGTTGAGCAGGAGGATGGATGAGGAGAGGATCTACGTTGGCCCATCCGATTTCTTGCCCTTCCTTGGGAATACGAAGATCTGTTACATCAACATAAAGGCCAGGATGTTCGCGAATAGACCATTCGAAATAGAGTGCAAGCTCTCGGTCGATGACAAAGCCAATTCAGCGGGCGTGGTGATAGATGCCATAAGGTGCCTTAAGCTGGCCATCGATAGGGGGGTTGGCGGAGTCCTTACGTCCCCATCGGCCTACTTGATGAAGCGGCCCCCGATCCAATGCAGCGATGCTGAGGCCAAGGTATTGATGGAGAAGTACATAGCCGGCGAGATAGAAAGATAGGATGCGGAAGGCTAGGGGCTGGATGGCTCGGTGTCAAGCGGAGTGCCATAGGGCCGGCTTGGGATGCGATATTACGTAACCCTTACGACGGATTGCAACCTCAGGTGCGAATATTGCTATGGGAAATGCTTGGAGGATATGGGGGCCCATTATCCGTTGGAGGTGGATTGCGAGTTCCCGAGCAGGATATCTTATGGCTTGGAGGAGCTGGCGGATTTCTTGGAGAGGGATCCCGATCCCGTCCTCATATTCTACGGGGGCGAGCCCCTTCTCGAGGCGGGCCTGGTCAAGCGGATGATGGATTCGATCCCCGCAAGCGCCTTCATAATCCAAACGAATGGCCTCCTGTTGAACTCCCTTGAGAGGGAATACGCCAACAGATTCCACACGATCCTAGTCTCCTTGGATGGAGATGAGGGGCTCACGGATTCATACAGGGGCGCTGGGACCTATAGGAGGGTCGTCGAGAATGTGAGGGCCCTCAAGGAAGGGGGATTCAAGGGCGAACTCATAGCGAGGATGACGGTCGCCGAGCGTACCGAGATCTACGATCAAGTCCTATGGCTCCTCTTCAACGAGGAATGCCCTTTTCCAGCCGTCCATTGGCAATTGGATGCGCTCTTCGGGGTCAGGGACTACTGGAGGCGCCGCTTCTCGGAATGGGCGGAAAGATCCTATAATCCCCAGATCGAGAGGCTCGCCAAATTTTGGGTGGATTATATGGAGCGCGAGGGCCACGTCCTGCGGATATACCCATTCTTGGGCCTGATGAGGTCCATGTTGCGCGGGGAGCGTGCGAAACTCCGCTGCGGGGCGGGATGGATGGTCTTCAATATAAGGACCGATGGTAAGATAACGCCCTGCCCAGTCATGGCGGGCACCGGGCCGTTTTTGGGGGACATAAGGCGAACCGATCCGAAGGAGCTCCAAGATGCCGTCCAAGTTTCTGAGCCGTGCCCGAGCTGTGATATCTTTGGCCTCTGCGGAGGGCGCTGCCTCTATGCGAACCTCACGAAGCTATGGGGGGATAAAGGATTCGCGGAGGTTTGCGGGACCGTTAGGAACTTGGTGGGCGTTCTGGAAGATCTCCTCCCGAGGGTGCGGGAGATGATTGCGGATGGCATTATAAGCTTGGATGATTTTGAGTATATGGAGTGCAATAGTTGCGAAATAATACCTTAGGGGGCCGAGTTAGGCCAACGTCCTATGGGCAAGGCTCGATGAGAAAAAAGCCCAATAAAAGTTAAAGGTTTTATTGGGGGAAGGGGTTCCCGGCATAAGCGAGAAGAGGGACCATCGATCCTAGTCCAGCAATGCCTCCAAGGATTCCTCCGCAATGTCGTCTAGCATCGGTATGCCCGTAACCTTCTTGGCCCTCTCCGTTAGGGAGACTATGTCGCTCCTCGAGAGCAGCGAAAGCTTCCATTTCCGGCACCCGGCCATCAATTGCTGAAGGCCCACCCCGACTCGCTCGTGCAGGTAGTCATAGAGGCCTATGGCCTCCCAAGGTATCCCATCCAACTTCCCGCCGTTATTGGCCTTGATCGTCATCACGCCTACGAAGAACCGCTCGGGATTGTCGCCGTATTTATCGACGAAGGCCTTCGGCAGCTTCCCCTCCTTGGCGAGCTCCACGAAATAATTCGCCTTCATGACGGCCGTCAAGGGCGATCTCCCCATGAGGATTGCCTTCACGTATGGGCCGTCTCCGAAGTTGCTCATCGCGATCGCCTTGAACATCTGGGTCTCGTTTATGAAGCCTCCGGCCATCACTATATCGGGCACATATCTTCCCTTCCTCCTGAGTATCTGCGCGCATTTCAGGACCTGGGCCTCCAAGTAAACGGTCGGCGTGCCCATCTCATCCATCATTGGAACAGGGCTCATGCCCGTCCCACCCTCGGCGCCGTCGAATGTTACGTAATTCAGCTTCGCCTCCGATGCCAACTTCATGGTAAAGGCCACATCGGCCAGCCTATAGGCCCCGGTCTTGAGCGTTACCTGCTTTGCGCCTTGCTCCCTCAAAGCATCCACCTCCTCCAAGAACTTCTTCGCATCGATCATGCCGACCCTGCTGTGGCGCTCGAACGAATCGAAGATGCCCCGCTTGAAGGCCTCTTGAACCACCTTATCCTCCGGATCCGGTATGACTATATACCCGCGCCTCTTCAGCTCCAAGGCCCTCTCCAACGTCCATAGCCTGACCTCCCCGCCGATGGCCTTGGCGCCCTGCCCCCACTTTCTCTCGATTATGTTAACCTCGAGCTTCGAGAGGGCATATTCATCGACGCCCAGCCTCTGATCTTCGACGTTCGTTTGCACGGCCACATCCCCGTGCTTCCCATCCCAGAACTTCCTGAACTCCTCAACCCTGCGCTTCAATTCGCTCGAATGGATCACCTTGCCC
This region of Candidatus Bathyarchaeia archaeon genomic DNA includes:
- a CDS encoding inositol-3-phosphate synthase; its protein translation is MGRIKVGVIGVGNCFAGLVQGIEYYRRNPSEKVIGIMHELIGGYSIFDIDFVAAFDVAENKVGRPLHEAIYQPPNCVDWLPEVPKSDVIVREAPILDGVGVYVEKMIKPIKQTKSDEELREEILREISDSGAEMLINYLPVGSERAVRYWAEIALDAKVGMINCMPVFIASDRGWAARFEAAGVPLIGDDVKGQVGATILNRVLAKLCDDRGTHIDQMYQINIGGNTDFANMLERSRLMSKKISKTESVQSQLSRRMDEERIYVGPSDFLPFLGNTKICYINIKARMFANRPFEIECKLSVDDKANSAGVVIDAIRCLKLAIDRGVGGVLTSPSAYLMKRPPIQCSDAEAKVLMEKYIAGEIER
- a CDS encoding TIGR04084 family radical SAM/SPASM domain-containing protein, encoding MRYYVTLTTDCNLRCEYCYGKCLEDMGAHYPLEVDCEFPSRISYGLEELADFLERDPDPVLIFYGGEPLLEAGLVKRMMDSIPASAFIIQTNGLLLNSLEREYANRFHTILVSLDGDEGLTDSYRGAGTYRRVVENVRALKEGGFKGELIARMTVAERTEIYDQVLWLLFNEECPFPAVHWQLDALFGVRDYWRRRFSEWAERSYNPQIERLAKFWVDYMEREGHVLRIYPFLGLMRSMLRGERAKLRCGAGWMVFNIRTDGKITPCPVMAGTGPFLGDIRRTDPKELQDAVQVSEPCPSCDIFGLCGGRCLYANLTKLWGDKGFAEVCGTVRNLVGVLEDLLPRVREMIADGIISLDDFEYMECNSCEIIP
- a CDS encoding glutamate synthase-related protein yields the protein MPERVDKNSAYLNSKSTTGTQTRVRDVSPSSGLCPICIRDCPFLCEVGLSALRGREVLYPEPHQFGKSTQGSLKDYWIDWSHFNIQAKLNGAEGIEPDPDVAIFPNVDIGTKVGETPLKLPILIGAYGSTEVARVYWSGLAVGAALCGITITIGENVCGMDPDAKFSGGKVIHSSELKRRVEEFRKFWDGKHGDVAVQTNVEDQRLGVDEYALSKLEVNIIERKWGQGAKAIGGEVRLWTLERALELKRRGYIVIPDPEDKVVQEAFKRGIFDSFERHSRVGMIDAKKFLEEVDALREQGAKQVTLKTGAYRLADVAFTMKLASEAKLNYVTFDGAEGGTGMSPVPMMDEMGTPTVYLEAQVLKCAQILRRKGRYVPDIVMAGGFINETQMFKAIAMSNFGDGPYVKAILMGRSPLTAVMKANYFVELAKEGKLPKAFVDKYGDNPERFFVGVMTIKANNGGKLDGIPWEAIGLYDYLHERVGVGLQQLMAGCRKWKLSLLSRSDIVSLTERAKKVTGIPMLDDIAEESLEALLD